One window of the bacterium genome contains the following:
- a CDS encoding L-threonylcarbamoyladenylate synthase, with protein sequence MEDLLKKVVDVLKKDGVVAVPTETVYGLIARASSEKGVDKIFDIKKRDKVKVLPCFVKDIETAKKLFKNLPEYAENMMKKYWPGPLTLVALASEHAPRACISEEGKIGIRIPNTVFLLELLKAVDEPLASTSANISGEPPIKTGKAVSEVLGKELDFIVDGEAGNIPSTVVDVSSERPLILRKGLLSYLEIEEVAGRKVKFSKKEKFTLVLLCTGNTCRSPIAEALFSKMMKEYENLQIISRGTLQVNERQINPNAQLVLKEVGVENYTHVPKAITEFEVEMADLIIAMAKEHIEWLPEQYRYKAKLIDPEGGDVEDPIGSPVSTYRFVRDKILYFLENYWKNYMEERLEK encoded by the coding sequence ATGGAAGACCTTTTGAAGAAAGTAGTAGATGTTTTGAAAAAGGATGGTGTTGTTGCTGTCCCAACGGAGACAGTTTATGGGCTTATTGCAAGGGCGTCTTCAGAAAAAGGGGTTGATAAAATTTTTGATATTAAAAAGAGGGATAAAGTTAAAGTTTTACCCTGTTTTGTAAAGGATATTGAAACTGCGAAGAAGTTGTTTAAGAATTTACCCGAATATGCGGAGAATATGATGAAAAAGTACTGGCCTGGCCCGTTAACTCTCGTTGCCTTGGCCTCGGAACATGCTCCCCGAGCCTGCATCTCAGAGGAGGGAAAGATAGGTATACGAATTCCCAACACAGTATTTCTTCTTGAACTTTTGAAAGCCGTTGATGAACCTCTGGCTTCAACCAGTGCAAATATTTCTGGTGAGCCACCCATAAAAACGGGAAAGGCTGTTTCTGAAGTCCTCGGTAAGGAACTGGATTTTATTGTAGATGGTGAGGCTGGAAATATCCCCTCAACGGTTGTAGATGTCTCATCGGAAAGGCCCTTAATTTTGAGAAAGGGGCTATTGAGTTACCTCGAAATTGAAGAGGTAGCGGGCAGAAAGGTAAAATTCAGCAAAAAGGAGAAATTTACCCTTGTGCTTCTCTGTACCGGCAATACCTGTAGAAGTCCCATAGCAGAAGCCCTATTTTCTAAAATGATGAAAGAATATGAAAATCTGCAAATAATATCGAGGGGAACATTACAGGTTAATGAAAGGCAAATAAACCCGAATGCGCAGTTGGTTCTTAAGGAAGTTGGGGTTGAAAACTACACCCACGTGCCAAAGGCTATTACGGAGTTTGAAGTGGAGATGGCGGATCTTATCATTGCAATGGCGAAGGAGCATATAGAATGGCTACCGGAACAATACCGCTACAAAGCGAAATTAATTGATCCGGAAGGTGGGGATGTGGAAGACCCAATTGGGTCGCCTGTCAGCACCTATCGATTTGTCAGGGATAAGATTTTGTATTTTCTTGAAAATTACTGGAAAAATTACATGGAGGAAAGATTGGAAAAATAG
- the lepB gene encoding signal peptidase I produces MKDQKFRKTVESVIWTIFIVFLLRSFVIQGYVVPSGSMENTLLPGDFLLALKFTYGLEIPYTGIKFFQFKKPRRGEIVIFLYPVTKKQDYVKRCIGLPGDTIQIINKVLYINGVKQDEKYVVHKDPTVIPPFVELTNEILKRDYQKAWESGKFMREPRVRDNFGPVVVPDGYFFAMGDNRDYSFDSRFFGPVPLKYLKGTPLIIYFSIDLDAPLWKKIRFNRFFKLIPLL; encoded by the coding sequence GTGAAAGATCAAAAATTTCGAAAAACGGTAGAATCCGTTATCTGGACCATTTTCATTGTGTTTCTGCTCAGATCCTTTGTAATTCAGGGGTATGTTGTGCCCTCGGGATCCATGGAGAACACACTCCTTCCTGGTGATTTCCTGCTTGCACTGAAATTTACCTACGGACTTGAAATTCCCTATACTGGTATTAAATTTTTTCAGTTTAAAAAGCCTCGGCGTGGTGAGATAGTAATTTTTCTTTACCCTGTTACCAAAAAGCAGGATTATGTGAAAAGGTGCATTGGGCTTCCAGGTGATACAATTCAGATAATAAATAAGGTGCTTTACATTAATGGGGTAAAGCAGGATGAAAAATACGTCGTTCACAAAGACCCAACGGTTATTCCTCCATTTGTGGAATTAACTAATGAAATTTTAAAGAGAGACTATCAGAAAGCCTGGGAATCGGGTAAGTTTATGCGAGAGCCAAGGGTAAGGGACAATTTTGGTCCAGTGGTTGTCCCCGATGGCTATTTCTTTGCCATGGGCGATAACAGAGACTACTCTTTTGACTCGAGGTTTTTTGGGCCTGTTCCATTGAAGTACCTTAAAGGAACACCACTTATAATTTATTTTTCCATAGACCTCGATGCACCTCTTTGGAAAAAGATAAGATTTAACAGGTTTTTTAAGCTCATCCCTCTTTTATGA
- a CDS encoding EFR1 family ferrodoxin (N-terminal region resembles flavodoxins. C-terminal ferrodoxin region binds two 4Fe-4S clusters.): MQRFNILILYYTGGGNSLIVASTLKDRLSKDGYEVELKRITKKIGEVDLLPYNLVILITPVYAYHAPGTVLEFVRSLKEGDKPFYLILTKGLILGNSAYELQQILRSKGYKVKGFHDIIMADTLFLLSAPKNGLLERFYLLPNRIFNHHLKSIYRSIVKSLHSDKEIKLRRKVYGFITEFIARNFWKKVNKWKSMLYADDKCNLCGVCVKVCPRNNIKIEEGKVIFGEDCEFCTACIHRCPQEAVQVGKMTEGKARYKVGKEAEYFRRVLK; encoded by the coding sequence GTGCAAAGGTTTAACATCTTGATCCTCTACTATACTGGTGGTGGAAATTCCCTCATAGTTGCTTCTACCTTAAAGGATAGATTGTCAAAGGATGGTTACGAGGTTGAGTTAAAAAGGATAACTAAAAAAATCGGAGAAGTGGACCTATTGCCTTACAACCTTGTCATTCTTATTACACCGGTCTATGCTTACCACGCACCGGGAACGGTTTTAGAATTTGTAAGGTCATTAAAAGAGGGGGACAAACCCTTCTACCTTATTTTAACCAAAGGCCTTATTCTTGGAAACTCAGCTTATGAATTACAACAAATCTTGAGGAGTAAGGGTTATAAAGTCAAAGGATTTCACGACATTATTATGGCTGACACCCTTTTCCTCCTTTCAGCCCCCAAAAACGGCTTATTAGAGCGATTCTATCTCTTGCCTAACCGCATTTTTAATCACCACCTAAAATCCATTTATCGCTCCATCGTTAAAAGCCTTCACTCCGATAAGGAAATAAAATTGCGCAGAAAGGTTTACGGTTTTATTACAGAATTTATTGCGAGAAATTTCTGGAAAAAGGTGAACAAATGGAAATCAATGCTTTATGCGGACGATAAATGTAATCTCTGCGGTGTTTGCGTTAAAGTTTGTCCAAGAAACAATATAAAAATAGAAGAAGGAAAAGTAATCTTTGGAGAAGATTGCGAATTTTGTACTGCCTGCATCCATAGGTGTCCCCAGGAAGCGGTTCAGGTTGGGAAAATGACAGAAGGGAAGGCACGGTACAAAGTGGGAAAGGAAGCGGAATATTTTAGGAGAGTTTTGAAATAA
- a CDS encoding glycosyltransferase family 4 protein — MEKSILIISSHYYPETGAGAKRATSFAEFLAQKGWKVAVITALPNYPFNEIYEGYDQETPYINFENGVRVVRLKPVLVPRENLVLRIVAEFIFSLRVLFVALKLKKARVLLVTTPYMLLAPAGYLLSKLKKMTFAWDVRDLTWLYPRYTGKRTFGVDKVFELMMKLIARKAGMIVAPVQGIVNYFKEINSKTFLVPNGVSSEFLAKVKDLPVYSSEGRPLVLYAGLFGYMQGLSTLIDTAKKLPEYDFLLIGDGPERARLMEQSKNLSNVKFMPYVHHEMLLEYYKKATVCVSLLRPGEISQIAEPSKVWEYMAAGKPVVYCGQGPLAKFLEEKGLAVVCPPGDAEALAFAIKKVIDSPTEAEEMAKRARDFVEKERVRENILEDFVIELEKLLSMKSPI; from the coding sequence ATGGAAAAGTCCATTTTGATCATCAGCAGTCATTACTATCCTGAAACGGGGGCTGGCGCCAAAAGGGCAACCTCTTTTGCTGAGTTTCTCGCACAGAAAGGTTGGAAAGTGGCGGTGATAACGGCGTTGCCCAATTATCCTTTTAATGAAATCTACGAAGGATATGACCAGGAAACCCCATACATAAATTTTGAAAATGGTGTAAGGGTAGTGCGCTTGAAGCCAGTTTTAGTACCGAGAGAGAACCTCGTTCTTAGAATTGTTGCCGAATTTATTTTTTCTTTAAGAGTGCTCTTTGTTGCTCTCAAACTGAAAAAGGCGCGCGTCTTACTGGTGACGACCCCTTATATGCTCCTTGCCCCTGCCGGCTATTTATTGTCAAAATTGAAAAAAATGACTTTTGCATGGGATGTAAGGGATCTGACCTGGCTTTATCCACGGTATACGGGGAAGAGAACTTTTGGAGTAGATAAAGTCTTTGAGTTGATGATGAAGCTAATAGCCCGAAAAGCCGGAATGATTGTTGCACCAGTTCAGGGGATTGTAAATTATTTTAAGGAGATTAATAGTAAAACCTTTCTTGTACCGAATGGGGTTTCCAGTGAATTTCTTGCGAAGGTTAAAGATTTGCCAGTTTACAGTTCAGAGGGAAGGCCTCTGGTGCTGTATGCCGGGCTTTTCGGTTACATGCAGGGCCTTTCAACATTAATAGATACGGCAAAAAAACTTCCAGAATATGACTTTTTACTAATAGGTGATGGACCAGAGAGAGCTCGACTAATGGAGCAGTCAAAAAATTTGAGTAATGTCAAATTCATGCCTTACGTTCATCACGAGATGCTATTAGAATACTACAAAAAAGCCACAGTGTGTGTTTCTTTGCTTAGACCGGGAGAAATTAGCCAAATTGCGGAACCTTCAAAGGTCTGGGAGTATATGGCAGCGGGAAAACCTGTAGTTTATTGTGGGCAGGGGCCTTTGGCAAAGTTTCTTGAAGAAAAAGGTCTTGCAGTTGTTTGTCCGCCAGGTGACGCCGAAGCGCTTGCATTTGCCATTAAAAAAGTTATAGATTCACCAACAGAGGCAGAAGAAATGGCTAAAAGAGCAAGAGATTTTGTTGAAAAAGAGAGGGTAAGAGAAAATATACTCGAAGATTTCGTTATAGAACTGGAAAAATTACTCTCAATGAAGTCTCCAATTTGA
- a CDS encoding glycosyltransferase, protein MRNLPLKVAVVHPLFGWGGTESVCSWVLQALQGEYKVTLLTFDREVTLERLNKFYGSSIDPEKVEILRLKAPRFLGTSMSRFALLRQHYMMRICKQLKDKYDVFFSTYNEMDFGKRGIQYVHFPFFVGYDYSRLKEETYSKIWYHRPNPVRKIYEIIGHKISNFDIDKVLKNLTLVNSMWTAQIFESAYKVKPRVLYPPVSVPASEVEKCSLPVEDREMGFVAVGRIEPTKRYLEIVEIIKKVRKSGINVHLHIVGKPGDERYFKEVVALSRVNTDWLSVETDLDREQLIKLIGSHRYGIHGKVNEHFGIAIAEMIKLGALPFVHNSGGQIEIVDIEELRYNDVEDAVKKIAHVLQNPDLEKDLRVKVLHKAETFSEFIFVSEVRKIVNDFLS, encoded by the coding sequence GTGAGGAACTTACCCCTTAAGGTGGCTGTTGTTCACCCACTTTTTGGTTGGGGAGGCACCGAATCTGTGTGTTCTTGGGTTTTGCAGGCTTTACAGGGAGAGTATAAAGTAACACTTTTGACTTTCGACAGAGAGGTAACCCTGGAGAGACTGAATAAGTTCTATGGGAGTAGCATAGACCCTGAGAAAGTGGAAATTTTACGACTAAAAGCGCCTCGTTTTCTGGGAACGAGTATGTCGCGTTTTGCCCTTCTCAGGCAGCACTATATGATGAGAATTTGTAAACAATTAAAAGATAAGTATGATGTCTTTTTCAGTACCTACAATGAAATGGATTTTGGTAAGCGCGGCATTCAGTATGTTCATTTCCCCTTTTTCGTTGGCTACGATTATTCAAGATTAAAGGAGGAAACTTACTCAAAAATCTGGTATCACAGGCCTAATCCTGTGAGAAAAATTTATGAAATTATCGGCCATAAAATAAGCAATTTTGATATAGATAAGGTTTTGAAGAATTTGACTCTTGTGAATTCTATGTGGACGGCACAGATTTTTGAATCGGCGTATAAAGTAAAACCGCGGGTTCTTTACCCACCCGTCTCCGTCCCTGCTTCAGAGGTTGAGAAGTGTTCCTTACCCGTTGAAGATCGTGAAATGGGGTTTGTTGCTGTAGGTAGGATTGAACCGACCAAAAGGTATTTAGAGATCGTTGAAATTATAAAAAAGGTGAGAAAAAGTGGTATTAACGTACACCTTCACATCGTTGGGAAACCTGGGGATGAAAGGTATTTCAAAGAGGTGGTTGCCCTTTCCAGGGTAAACACAGACTGGTTATCTGTCGAAACGGATTTGGATAGAGAGCAGCTAATAAAGCTAATCGGTTCCCATAGGTATGGGATTCATGGCAAGGTTAATGAGCACTTTGGTATCGCTATAGCAGAAATGATTAAACTTGGGGCCTTGCCTTTTGTTCATAATAGCGGAGGGCAGATTGAAATTGTGGATATTGAGGAACTTCGTTATAATGATGTCGAGGATGCTGTTAAAAAAATTGCCCACGTTTTGCAAAATCCAGATTTGGAGAAGGATTTAAGGGTTAAGGTATTGCACAAAGCAGAAACTTTCTCAGAATTTATTTTTGTTAGCGAAGTTAGAAAGATAGTAAATGATTTTTTAAGTTAG
- a CDS encoding O-antigen ligase family protein, which produces MLFLGISLATVFLGDVKLGVKLSLLCFFVIAGLISSDYPKWQLLLYLLTIPFSSAVVLFTPFYRNFSGFFVETANFYAPYNSLARPDGLYIYSFMEFLILINIIYYVASRKPVKFRGALFFLILFVISNFFTILTAINPMRTFFQSLHLGLSLAVFFFSLQFWDDAKYEDITIILLVLLILFTVIDVIDFRALRMLMSGKWLARSAGRFNSPNPPAFLAGMGIIFSLYLGFKKRVPFNFFFLGIACILILVIFCTGSRNGLISSLVASFVFLIFVFKSDEKHKWILFTILGTVFLFIFYRLGRILFQFRLNPKLLLYDTSILSRILLWRNSLRYFISNPFSPVGTGNFFYFEGSLGLPFAHNFLINLLIESGVVAFLVVFLAYIVGIKKILEKFFEFLKSSEVKKEEIVSVAFILYVIMLFSADQFLYDGSLWRFMLIFLSFSISKLWRDKREELTP; this is translated from the coding sequence TTGTTATTTTTGGGCATTTCTCTTGCAACAGTCTTTTTAGGTGATGTAAAGCTCGGTGTTAAACTTTCTTTACTTTGTTTCTTCGTTATTGCGGGTTTGATCTCATCAGATTATCCCAAATGGCAGTTACTGTTATATTTACTGACTATACCTTTCAGTTCAGCAGTTGTACTATTTACACCCTTTTATAGGAATTTCTCTGGATTTTTTGTTGAAACTGCTAATTTTTACGCTCCCTACAATTCTCTTGCAAGACCGGATGGTTTGTACATTTACAGTTTTATGGAGTTCCTTATCTTAATTAACATTATTTACTATGTTGCATCGCGAAAGCCCGTGAAATTTAGAGGAGCTCTTTTTTTTCTTATACTTTTTGTCATTTCAAATTTCTTTACCATTTTGACAGCAATTAACCCAATGAGGACATTTTTCCAAAGCCTTCATCTTGGGCTTTCCTTAGCCGTTTTCTTCTTTTCTCTCCAATTTTGGGATGATGCAAAATATGAAGATATAACAATTATCCTGCTTGTTCTTCTTATTCTTTTCACAGTTATTGATGTGATTGATTTTAGAGCTTTGAGAATGCTTATGTCTGGGAAATGGCTTGCAAGGTCTGCTGGTAGATTCAACTCACCAAATCCCCCAGCTTTTCTTGCAGGAATGGGAATAATTTTTTCTCTATACCTTGGGTTTAAAAAACGTGTTCCTTTTAATTTTTTCTTTTTGGGAATTGCTTGTATCCTTATATTGGTCATTTTTTGCACTGGCTCGCGAAATGGTTTAATTTCCTCTTTGGTGGCGTCTTTTGTTTTCCTCATCTTTGTCTTTAAATCGGATGAAAAACATAAGTGGATTTTATTTACAATTCTGGGCACGGTATTCCTTTTCATATTTTACAGGCTCGGAAGAATTTTGTTCCAGTTCAGATTGAACCCTAAATTGTTGTTATACGACACATCCATACTCTCAAGGATTTTGCTATGGAGGAACTCTTTGCGTTATTTCATTTCCAATCCATTTTCTCCGGTGGGCACTGGTAATTTTTTTTATTTTGAAGGGTCACTGGGTCTTCCTTTCGCACATAATTTTCTCATTAATCTTTTAATAGAATCGGGAGTTGTAGCATTCTTAGTAGTTTTTCTGGCTTATATTGTCGGGATTAAGAAGATTCTTGAAAAATTTTTTGAATTTCTCAAATCTTCAGAGGTAAAAAAAGAAGAGATCGTATCAGTGGCATTTATTTTATACGTAATTATGTTATTCTCTGCAGATCAATTTCTCTATGACGGGAGTCTTTGGAGGTTTATGCTGATTTTTCTTTCTTTTTCCATTTCTAAACTCTGGAGGGATAAACGTGAGGAACTTACCCCTTAA